GTATTGCGAAGGTGCCACCAAAGCAGCGCAAGATCCTGCAGCTTCTGAGGCTCCGTCAGATCTTCAATACTGTCTTCGTGCGGTTGAATAAACCAATGGAGAATATGCTCCGCGCAGTGGAGCCGTACATTGCGTATGGCTATCCGTCATTGAGTACGGTACGCGCGATGGTGTACAAGCGTGGGCACTTGAAGATCAACGGTCAGCGTGTGAAGATCACCGATAACCAGATGATTAAGGACAAGTACCGCAACGATGATATCGTCTGTGCCGAAGACATTGTTAACCAGATCTACGCCTGCGGTAAGCACTTCCGGACTGTGACGAATGGTTTGTGGCCCTTTAAGCTTGCGCCCCCTGCTGGTGGCATGCGGCAAAAGCGCCGTCACTTCGTCGAGGGTGGTGATTACGGCAACCGTGACACATTGATCAACCGCTTCCTCGCGCGTATGATCTAAACTCTGTGGCGACGACTTCTTGAGGAAAACCTTTCCATCCTATCTagttttcctttcttattttttgtgtttgttgattttactattttttacCGCCTGTAGAGGCTGTTTGCGTTCACTGTTTCCCAACCTCTGCTGGCAGTTTGCTTTGTCATGTGGTGGTGGGGGGAAGGTGCTAGTTACTCGTCTCATCGGGTGATATTTGTTTTGCCTATGATATTTGTATCTATGCTCTTTTCCCtaattgttctttttttttttttgtattctaAAATGGGTCTTAGTTGTGTTTACCAGGTTGTCCATATCGTTTAGTACAAGTGGGTGCGGAGGTACTGTGTTTACTTATTAGCGGGACATTTCATGAAACGGAAAGAAGGCAATTGGAGGGTGAATGTCGTTGGGTTCTACGTGAGGGCACGGGCAGTCGTGGTTTAAacattttttgtggtcgCTGTGCAATACCGATTCACGACATTCCTCACCACTATGATTAACTTGTAATGAAGTACTTCGTTGCAATGAGGGGGTGAAGGGTATGTACTTTCACTAAGTTTCTAGCGGGGCAAACGGAAGGCGGTGTCTGCGATCAGCCAACGGGATCTTGCGTGTGTTACAACTGAAAGTGCGCCATCCTGTGTATCTTGCGATAGGGCTGTGACGGTTATTGGTTCCCTTTGATTTTCAGTTCAAGCCATCACCAGTCACGCCTTGCGCCACAGTGCCTACGGCATTTGGTGTGTTGTTAAATTACAGGATTATTGGTTCCCCGCTCGTTATATCAGCAATGAATGCAGGATAATGGGAGAAAGGGTCGAAGAcaatgttttttgtttcaacacAAGGGAGGAGACTCAGTATTAGGTGGTATACTTTCTTCATACGCCAAATCTGTTCTAGACGTACGAGAGTGAGTTTGTCTCTCTTTCATTTACTTCATCGCTTCCCCACCCATTCAACTTCCTCCCCCGTTTTACCTACAACCgggtgaggaagaaaaaattgtaaAAGGTCCGCATTGTCATATAGCAGGAACTAAAACGTTTCCATTTCAGCAAAGGTGATGGAGCATCTAATCGCTGCGAGGCCGCTGCCACCTGCCATAGGAAGGGGCGATAAAATCGAAGGAGCAAAAGCACCtgaaagaatgaaaacgTCCATAAGAGACAAATTAGCTGCCGTGCAAAGCATGCGTACCAACGAGCTGCAGGAGGCCCTTGCACGAGAAAAGCAACTGTCATACGTTATATGTGAGTTGAAGAAACGCTCGGGGGAAATGGAGGTATCGCGGGAAACGGAGCGAGAAATAAACGCGCAGAAGTCCTTTTATATTATTAAGGAAAACGAGTGCCTGAAGAAACAGGTTCAGTTGCTGGAGAGGGAACTTGCTGACGCAAGGCGGAGGTACGAGAGGGAACTCTTGCGGCTGCAAACAGCGCTGAATAATACGCAGGAGATGCTTGTAACGGATAGGCAGATATCGAAGAAGCGAGAAGGTGAGAGGGAGGAAGCCGTTCAACGTTTAGTGACGAACCTTCGCCTCATGCAAGCAGAGATTGTGCATTACGAATCGGAGAATAAACGGTTGGAGGCCACGAAGCAGGCGCTGAGTGAGTCGAAAGCCGAATGTGAATCGGTGAGAGCGGAGTGCTCCCTATGGAAAGAAATCTGTCAGCATCAGCAGTGGTTTCTTTTGAATGAGCGGGAGGAATTTGTAGATGCTCTTCGTGTTCATGAATTGGAGAAGAAACAACTGTGGGAAGGTACCACTTGCGCAGCGGCTAAGGTGATGGCCGGATATGCGAAGTCTGTAACTGAGCGTATGGAAAGCGAAGTTGACATCTGTTTTAAGTTAAAAATGCTTATGCTGAAGGATGTGGTGTCCACCATGAAAGCAGAGCAACTCGAGGAGCAGCGAAAGTTGGCGGCTGAGGAACTGAAAGAGCTGAGGGAGAAGCGTATGGCACTGATGAAGCTATTTGACAACTACCAGCTGCAAATAGAACAAAATCAGAGGGAGAACTGCGAGAGTTTAGCACTGCTGAAGTCAGTTGATGATGCCACAATGGCGTATGTCTTGAAGCAAAGGGATCAAGAGGTGGTAGATAAAATATGTCTATGGAAGGGTGCATATTTAGAGGGTGATAAACTTTTACGGGCACTACTCAAGCGCTATCAACCGTTCCAGCGGGGAGACGAGAAGTTTGTCTCCCATGTCATTGGATACTTGAACAAAGGGCCGCATGTGCAAGAACCACTTGATATATGGCTTGACTAGTGgtgtctgttgttgttgtattcAGGTGGCAATCTCCACCTCAAATGTAGTTAGACATCATCAGTGCcacctttatttatttatttatttttgtatttttgcttCCCTACCCTCTACATTTGATACATGCGCACTTTTCATATGGGGAACACTTTGCTACCTGTGATTTTATGTACGTTGCAactgtcttcttttttttttttctggaaatAGTAGTATACTTGCGtgcccccctttt
This sequence is a window from Trypanosoma brucei gambiense DAL972 chromosome 7, complete sequence. Protein-coding genes within it:
- a CDS encoding 60S ribosomal protein L7, putative; the protein is MFMTGLILLGKGREVMPAKAVPAPESAIKRAAFKQQQTENFKKAIAANKVAAAALKKLAYSRGLKYSREYRSTEKKLAGLRRNARQHGNYYLEAKPKVAVVTRIRGIAKVPPKQRKILQLLRLRQIFNTVFVRLNKPMENMLRAVEPYIAYGYPSLSTVRAMVYKRGHLKINGQRVKITDNQMIKDKYRNDDIVCAEDIVNQIYACGKHFRTVTNGLWPFKLAPPAGGMRQKRRHFVEGGDYGNRDTLINRFLARMI